A DNA window from Sphingopyxis macrogoltabida contains the following coding sequences:
- a CDS encoding glycosyltransferase family 4 protein translates to MKFDSETSFLTAFDNEESRHGGPVAGIAARARRLALIGCFRPRQCGIATFTADIYDHLTTARPDMAIDVYAMAARPGDASDSAAVAGIDEKDADGYRAAAEAINASGADAVWLQHEFGIFGGPAGDMILGLVDRVAAPLIVTFHTILAEPSADQRRVMEHLVAKAAKLVVMSAFGRETLIRIYGAKAERIELIEHGTPDRAFEACSPLRERLGLAGRPVVSTFGLLGPGKGLEAAIRALPAIAAQYPDILYRIVGATHPNLVAAEGEAYRQSLADLAGELGVADNIAWENRFLDLPELLEQIELCDIYLAPYPNLAQITSGTLAYAVALGRAVVSTPFVHARELLADDVGILLGGADSDAIAEAVLLLLAHPGERRALQERAYARGRSTAWPVIAARFASLIENVAAVPARREPRRMFPSFAAIRALSDDVGILQHGTGLIPDRNHGYCIDDNARALMLVNASPSLGEEEYGLLFARYAAFLHHGWNPDRGRFRNFMAYDRRWLEDEGSEDSNGRTLWALGHGAAHARTPELRAWCAGLFARTAPLAADLKSPRAIAFALLGADELLARETGHAAAGAIVERGGAFLHALWRSARRSGWEWFEPALAYDNARLAEALLRAGRRTDSVPMEEAGIGALDWLCDIQTSSEGHFRPMGCEGFGAEGELFPFDQQPLEAWATVDAAATAYRLTGKLRWHDRAERAYGWFLGANDRGAVIASSATGRCCDGLTRHGVNSNVGAETALAFHLAHRAMADTFWTRGIAKDTSASDVDLQSEPHAAAHSS, encoded by the coding sequence ATGAAATTCGACAGCGAGACCAGCTTCCTTACCGCATTCGACAATGAAGAGAGCCGCCACGGCGGGCCCGTTGCCGGTATTGCCGCGCGCGCCCGGCGCCTCGCGCTCATCGGCTGTTTCCGGCCGCGCCAGTGCGGGATCGCGACCTTCACCGCCGACATTTACGACCATCTGACGACCGCGCGTCCCGACATGGCGATCGATGTCTATGCGATGGCAGCCAGGCCGGGCGATGCGAGCGATTCCGCAGCCGTTGCTGGCATCGATGAGAAAGATGCCGATGGATATCGCGCTGCCGCGGAGGCGATCAACGCAAGCGGTGCCGACGCGGTCTGGCTCCAGCATGAGTTCGGGATTTTCGGGGGTCCCGCAGGCGACATGATACTGGGGCTCGTCGACCGCGTTGCGGCGCCGCTGATCGTCACCTTCCATACCATCCTCGCCGAGCCGAGCGCCGACCAGCGGCGCGTGATGGAGCATCTCGTCGCGAAGGCGGCGAAGCTCGTCGTGATGAGCGCCTTCGGCCGCGAGACGCTGATCCGCATCTATGGCGCGAAGGCAGAGCGTATCGAGCTGATCGAGCATGGCACCCCCGACCGGGCCTTCGAGGCATGTTCGCCGCTTCGCGAGCGGCTCGGCCTTGCGGGCCGTCCGGTCGTCTCGACCTTCGGCCTCCTCGGGCCGGGCAAGGGGCTGGAAGCGGCCATCCGCGCGCTGCCGGCGATTGCCGCCCAATATCCCGACATTCTCTATCGGATCGTCGGCGCCACCCATCCCAATCTCGTCGCTGCCGAGGGCGAAGCCTATCGGCAGAGCCTTGCCGACCTCGCCGGGGAGCTCGGCGTCGCGGACAATATCGCCTGGGAGAACCGCTTTCTCGACCTGCCCGAACTCCTCGAACAGATCGAGCTATGCGATATCTATCTCGCGCCCTATCCCAATCTCGCGCAGATCACCTCGGGTACGCTCGCCTATGCGGTGGCGCTCGGCCGCGCGGTCGTATCGACGCCCTTCGTGCATGCGCGCGAACTGCTCGCCGATGACGTGGGCATCCTGCTCGGCGGGGCCGACAGCGACGCGATCGCCGAGGCGGTGTTGCTGTTGCTCGCGCACCCCGGCGAACGGCGCGCGCTCCAGGAGCGCGCCTATGCGCGCGGCCGGTCTACCGCCTGGCCGGTCATCGCGGCGCGCTTTGCATCGCTGATCGAAAACGTCGCGGCCGTGCCGGCGCGGCGCGAGCCCCGGCGGATGTTCCCCTCCTTCGCCGCGATCCGCGCGCTCTCGGACGATGTCGGCATATTGCAGCACGGGACGGGGCTTATTCCCGACCGGAATCACGGCTATTGCATCGACGACAATGCGCGCGCGCTGATGCTCGTCAATGCGAGCCCGTCGCTCGGCGAGGAGGAATATGGCCTGCTCTTCGCGCGCTACGCCGCCTTCCTTCACCATGGCTGGAACCCCGATCGCGGGCGCTTCCGCAACTTCATGGCCTATGACCGGCGCTGGCTCGAGGATGAAGGGTCTGAAGACAGCAACGGGCGCACGCTCTGGGCGCTCGGCCATGGCGCAGCGCACGCGCGCACGCCGGAACTCCGCGCCTGGTGCGCGGGACTATTTGCGCGCACCGCCCCCTTGGCGGCCGACCTCAAAAGTCCGCGCGCGATCGCGTTCGCACTTCTCGGAGCCGACGAACTCCTGGCGCGCGAGACGGGGCATGCCGCGGCAGGCGCGATCGTCGAGCGCGGCGGCGCCTTCCTGCACGCGCTCTGGCGCAGCGCGCGGCGGAGCGGCTGGGAGTGGTTCGAACCCGCTCTCGCCTATGACAATGCGCGTCTCGCCGAGGCGCTCCTGCGCGCCGGGCGGCGGACGGATTCCGTTCCGATGGAAGAGGCTGGCATCGGGGCGCTCGACTGGCTCTGCGACATCCAGACGAGCAGCGAGGGGCATTTCCGTCCGATGGGTTGCGAAGGCTTCGGCGCCGAGGGTGAGCTTTTTCCGTTCGATCAACAGCCGCTCGAAGCCTGGGCGACGGTCGATGCCGCCGCGACCGCCTACCGCTTGACGGGCAAGCTGCGCTGGCATGACCGGGCCGAGCGGGCCTATGGCTGGTTTCTCGGCGCGAACGACCGCGGCGCGGTGATAGCGAGCTCGGCAACGGGGCGCTGCTGCGACGGGCTGACCCGTCACGGGGTCAATTCGAATGTCGGGGCCGAGACCGCGCTGGCTTTTCACCTTGCGCACCGCGCGATGGCCGATACATTCTGGACGCGGGGGATAGCGAAGGACACCAGCGCCAGCGATGTTGATCTGCAATCCGAACCACACGCCGCTGCACATTCTTCATGA
- the cphA gene encoding cyanophycin synthetase: MSSAQLRVLERSVYNGPNLYSRRPMIRIRVDLGILDDYPSDRLPGFDNALQSLLPGLVDHGCSYGAPGGFLRRLADGTRLGHIIEHVAIELQTSAGAAVTRGKTRRVRGKPGQYDILYCYADAPSGLAAGRAAIELVNALLPTAMQGAEGLDRISPELDGRATDTDTRVSALRAIVRKNGLGPSTAALVAEARRRHIPVLRLDKASLIQLGTGHRQRRIRASVTGATSLIGAELAANKQAAKEMLTSIGIPVPRGELVRTVSEAERAAAKLGWPVVVKPLDGNQGRGVTTSVADDGTLCDAFERAQAIAPRVIVEQQLVGADHRILVVGTAVVAVAERVAAHVAGDGRNSIADLIEAVNNDPRRGVAHEAVLTRIRIDAALEAFLAEANFTLASVPKAGEIVTLRGAANLSTGGSAIDRTDVIHPENAAIAIDAAAALGLDVAGIDMIVPDIAQSVRASGGGIVEVNAAPGLRMHLAPSEGTPRDVARPIIASLFPKGQKSRIPIFAVTGTNGKTTTVRMLARILEHHGLTTGFTCTSGVYVGETRSAGGDASGPKSARMLLRHPRVEAAVLETARGGMLREGLAFDACDVGAVLNVTPDHLGLKGIETLADLARVKAIVARNVKKSGACVLNAADPLTVRMARRARGRIVWFTGGAVAAALAPIQAHLESGGLAVSCERGTLMLHRGSESMPIIPIANIPATLNGTARFNVENAAAAAAMAAAYGIAPGMIASGLASFRPSFEDSPGRLSLAEAHGVRIVVDYAHNRAALIALAELIGSMRGDSNVRVIGMIGIPGDRRDCDLVDIGALSGGMFDVLMLRENVDLRGRPPGEANALMRKGALAAGLDAAAIGMHNGEYDAASACLAAARPGDIVVLTPTDVDGIWRIVEAWAASAGPEDARLLEAAHG; this comes from the coding sequence TTGAGTTCCGCCCAGCTGCGCGTGCTCGAACGCTCGGTCTATAACGGCCCCAACCTCTACAGCCGGCGTCCGATGATCCGGATCCGCGTCGATCTCGGGATCCTCGACGATTATCCGAGCGACCGCCTCCCGGGTTTCGACAATGCCCTGCAATCGCTACTTCCCGGCCTCGTGGACCATGGCTGCAGCTATGGCGCGCCTGGCGGCTTTCTCCGCCGGCTCGCCGACGGAACCCGCCTCGGCCATATCATCGAACATGTGGCGATCGAGCTGCAGACCAGCGCCGGGGCCGCGGTCACGAGGGGCAAGACGCGCAGGGTGCGCGGCAAGCCGGGCCAATATGATATTCTCTACTGCTACGCCGATGCGCCGAGCGGCTTAGCCGCCGGGCGGGCAGCCATAGAACTCGTGAACGCGCTGCTTCCGACTGCGATGCAGGGTGCCGAAGGGCTCGATCGTATCTCCCCGGAGCTCGACGGCAGAGCGACCGATACAGACACGAGGGTGAGCGCGCTTCGAGCGATCGTCCGCAAGAACGGGCTCGGCCCCAGCACCGCGGCGCTTGTCGCCGAAGCGCGGCGCCGGCATATCCCCGTCCTGCGGCTCGACAAGGCAAGCCTCATCCAGCTCGGCACCGGCCACCGCCAGCGCCGCATTCGGGCGAGCGTGACCGGCGCGACATCGCTGATCGGCGCCGAACTCGCCGCGAACAAGCAGGCGGCGAAAGAGATGCTCACGAGCATCGGTATCCCCGTACCGCGCGGCGAACTCGTGCGGACGGTGTCGGAGGCGGAACGCGCTGCCGCGAAGCTCGGCTGGCCGGTCGTTGTAAAACCGCTCGACGGCAATCAGGGCCGCGGTGTCACCACGAGCGTCGCCGACGATGGAACTCTTTGCGACGCCTTCGAGCGAGCGCAAGCCATCGCACCGCGTGTCATCGTCGAGCAGCAGCTCGTCGGAGCCGATCACCGCATTCTCGTCGTCGGCACAGCCGTGGTCGCGGTCGCCGAGCGCGTCGCCGCGCATGTGGCCGGCGATGGCAGGAACAGCATCGCGGATCTGATCGAGGCGGTTAACAACGATCCACGCCGCGGTGTCGCGCATGAGGCCGTTCTCACCCGGATCCGCATCGACGCCGCGCTCGAGGCCTTTCTCGCCGAGGCGAACTTCACTCTCGCGAGCGTGCCCAAGGCAGGCGAGATCGTGACGCTCCGCGGCGCCGCCAACCTCTCGACCGGCGGGAGCGCGATCGACCGGACCGATGTCATTCATCCCGAAAATGCGGCGATCGCAATCGACGCCGCCGCCGCGCTCGGACTCGACGTCGCCGGCATCGACATGATCGTCCCCGATATCGCGCAAAGCGTCCGTGCGTCGGGGGGCGGCATCGTCGAAGTAAATGCCGCGCCCGGGCTTCGCATGCATCTTGCTCCATCGGAAGGGACGCCGCGCGACGTTGCGCGGCCGATCATCGCCTCGCTCTTTCCGAAAGGCCAAAAGAGCCGTATCCCCATCTTCGCGGTGACCGGAACGAACGGCAAGACGACGACGGTGCGCATGCTCGCGCGAATCCTGGAACACCATGGCCTCACGACCGGCTTCACCTGTACCTCGGGCGTCTATGTCGGCGAGACCCGCAGCGCCGGGGGCGACGCGAGCGGTCCCAAGAGCGCGCGCATGCTGCTGCGCCACCCCCGCGTCGAAGCGGCGGTTCTCGAGACCGCGCGCGGCGGGATGTTGCGTGAGGGGCTCGCCTTCGACGCGTGCGACGTGGGGGCAGTCCTTAATGTCACGCCCGACCATCTCGGCCTCAAGGGCATCGAGACGCTCGCCGACCTGGCGCGCGTCAAAGCGATCGTTGCCCGCAACGTCAAAAAGAGCGGCGCGTGCGTTCTCAACGCCGCCGACCCGCTCACCGTGCGGATGGCACGCCGGGCCCGCGGACGGATCGTCTGGTTCACCGGCGGAGCGGTAGCGGCTGCGTTGGCACCGATCCAAGCGCATCTCGAGAGCGGCGGACTGGCGGTAAGCTGCGAGCGCGGAACGCTCATGCTGCACCGGGGCAGCGAATCCATGCCGATAATTCCCATCGCGAATATTCCGGCGACGCTGAACGGGACGGCCCGGTTCAATGTCGAGAATGCCGCCGCGGCCGCCGCGATGGCCGCCGCCTATGGGATTGCTCCGGGTATGATCGCCTCAGGCCTCGCATCCTTTCGTCCAAGCTTCGAGGATTCGCCGGGGCGTCTCAGCCTTGCCGAGGCGCACGGGGTGCGGATCGTCGTCGATTATGCCCATAACCGCGCCGCGCTCATCGCGCTCGCCGAGTTGATCGGCTCGATGCGCGGCGACAGCAATGTCCGTGTGATCGGAATGATCGGCATCCCGGGGGACCGGCGCGATTGCGATCTCGTCGATATCGGCGCTCTCTCGGGCGGGATGTTCGATGTCCTGATGCTGCGCGAGAATGTTGACCTCAGGGGACGCCCACCCGGCGAAGCCAATGCCTTGATGCGCAAGGGCGCCCTCGCTGCGGGGCTCGATGCGGCCGCGATCGGTATGCACAATGGTGAGTATGACGCTGCCTCGGCTTGCCTTGCGGCCGCGCGCCCCGGCGATATCGTCGTGCTCACGCCGACCGACGTCGACGGAATATGGAGGATCGTCGAAGCCTGGGCGGCGAGCGCCGGTCCTGAGGACGCCCGGTTGCTGGAGGCGGCGCATGGCTGA
- a CDS encoding isoaspartyl peptidase/L-asparaginase family protein — translation MADGRWAITVHGGACRIPAALEAPRREGCVAALEAGRMILERGGSALDAVKTAVCLLEDDPLFNAGRGSVANADGEVEMDAGIMDGATLDVGAVACVRFLYNPVEAAHAMLREPSVLLVGAGAEAFARSSGIAESMEAMRPATAGESDHDTVGCVARDRAGHVAAATSTGGLAGTLAGRVGDAPLPGCGFYAEDGIGAVSLSGDGEAIARTLLAARVMRALETTGASAAATTIYEPMARLGAEAGVILLDRDGAIGIAHNSPHFAAAYAREGMSAVSDIVWKDHHAL, via the coding sequence ATGGCTGACGGACGTTGGGCGATCACGGTCCACGGCGGAGCGTGCCGGATCCCTGCTGCACTCGAGGCGCCGCGCCGCGAGGGGTGCGTGGCAGCCTTGGAAGCCGGCAGGATGATATTGGAGCGCGGCGGCAGCGCGCTCGACGCGGTAAAGACCGCGGTCTGCCTGCTTGAGGATGATCCGCTGTTCAACGCGGGCCGGGGATCGGTGGCGAATGCAGACGGCGAGGTCGAGATGGACGCGGGTATCATGGATGGCGCCACCCTCGACGTCGGGGCGGTTGCTTGCGTGCGGTTCCTCTACAATCCCGTCGAAGCGGCGCATGCCATGCTTCGCGAGCCGTCCGTGCTCCTCGTCGGTGCCGGCGCCGAGGCGTTCGCACGATCGAGCGGTATCGCGGAATCCATGGAAGCCATGCGCCCGGCGACAGCGGGCGAGAGCGACCATGATACGGTCGGCTGCGTTGCGCGCGACCGGGCGGGACATGTTGCCGCGGCGACATCGACCGGCGGACTGGCGGGCACGCTCGCCGGGCGCGTCGGCGACGCACCGCTTCCCGGCTGCGGCTTCTATGCCGAAGACGGCATCGGCGCGGTGTCGCTTTCGGGAGACGGCGAGGCGATCGCACGGACGCTGCTTGCCGCGCGCGTGATGCGCGCGCTCGAGACAACGGGCGCCAGCGCGGCGGCTACAACGATTTACGAGCCTATGGCCCGCCTCGGAGCCGAGGCGGGCGTCATCCTTCTCGACCGCGACGGCGCGATCGGCATCGCGCACAACAGTCCGCATTTCGCCGCCGCCTATGCCCGCGAAGGAATGTCCGCGGTTTCCGACATCGTCTGGAAGGATCACCATGCCCTTTAA
- a CDS encoding cyanophycinase, protein MPFNRGPLFVIGGHEDKDGSRKILGAIAAELGQGTLVIATIASAKRDGYFEAYCEGFAPLGIGRLIELYLDDRDQARDPARVRIIDQAEGIFFTGGDQSRLMSLTGDTPIEAAIHALHDRGGLIAGTSAGASAQGETMLVGGSGEETPRIDDIELAPGLGLIPDCIIDQHFAERGRIGRLLGAVSRRPDFLGIGIDEDTALRIEAGTAQVIGSGGVTIVDASQASRSTAAGASTGGIVSLHGATLHALRDGESFDLAPRRPAK, encoded by the coding sequence ATGCCCTTTAATCGCGGCCCCCTTTTCGTGATCGGCGGCCATGAAGACAAGGATGGCAGCCGCAAGATACTCGGTGCCATCGCTGCTGAGCTGGGCCAAGGCACGCTCGTCATTGCCACTATCGCCAGCGCGAAGCGCGATGGATATTTTGAGGCCTATTGCGAGGGCTTTGCGCCGCTTGGGATCGGTCGGCTCATCGAGCTTTACCTCGACGATCGGGATCAAGCCCGGGATCCCGCGCGTGTACGGATCATCGACCAGGCCGAAGGTATCTTCTTCACCGGCGGCGACCAGTCGCGCCTCATGAGCCTGACCGGAGATACGCCGATTGAGGCGGCCATTCACGCGCTCCACGATCGCGGGGGACTTATCGCGGGAACGTCGGCGGGAGCCTCGGCGCAGGGCGAAACGATGCTCGTCGGCGGAAGCGGTGAAGAGACGCCGCGCATCGACGATATCGAACTGGCGCCGGGGCTTGGCCTCATCCCCGACTGCATCATCGACCAGCATTTCGCGGAGCGCGGGCGCATCGGGCGGCTTCTCGGCGCGGTCAGCCGTCGTCCCGACTTTCTCGGAATCGGGATCGACGAGGACACCGCGCTGCGGATCGAGGCCGGCACCGCGCAGGTGATCGGAAGCGGCGGCGTCACGATCGTCGACGCGTCGCAGGCGAGCCGTTCCACTGCGGCGGGCGCGTCGACCGGCGGCATCGTGTCGCTTCACGGCGCGACGCTTCACGCGCTTCGCGATGGGGAGAGTTTCGACCTGGCGCCGCGCCGCCCGGCAAAATAG
- the gntA gene encoding guanitoxin biosynthesis heme-dependent pre-guanitoxin N-hydroxylase GntA: MLPPTDDSSHPLAQRFQTFIRAPEFPCVGAKSALARSQIRFVVGRDMRSAWDDLRIYPNLLDLAWSYARSPSLFHSLVVIFEEDGGLDEEAFETCLWERIDSLSRKDDWAGQPPDPRVSHSPDDPHFSLSFGGEAFFVVGLHPRASRPARRFERPALVFNLHDQFEKLRETDVYERMRSKIIARDVALAGNANPMLARHGDVSEARQYSGRAVGPDWRCPFSGRNAAP, from the coding sequence ATGCTACCGCCAACCGACGACAGCTCCCATCCTCTGGCTCAACGCTTCCAGACCTTCATCCGCGCCCCGGAGTTTCCCTGCGTGGGAGCGAAGTCTGCACTGGCGCGAAGCCAGATCCGCTTCGTCGTCGGCCGCGACATGCGCTCGGCCTGGGACGATTTGCGCATCTACCCCAATCTCCTCGATCTTGCGTGGAGTTATGCGCGCTCGCCGAGCCTCTTCCATTCCCTCGTGGTGATCTTCGAGGAGGATGGCGGGCTCGACGAGGAAGCGTTCGAGACATGCCTGTGGGAGCGTATCGACTCGCTGAGCCGGAAAGACGACTGGGCGGGCCAGCCGCCAGATCCACGCGTCAGTCACAGCCCTGATGATCCGCATTTCTCGCTCAGCTTCGGCGGCGAGGCCTTTTTCGTCGTCGGGCTCCACCCCCGAGCCAGCCGTCCCGCTCGCCGCTTCGAACGCCCCGCGCTGGTGTTCAACCTGCACGACCAGTTCGAGAAGCTCCGCGAGACCGACGTCTATGAGAGGATGCGCAGCAAGATCATCGCACGCGACGTCGCCCTCGCCGGCAACGCGAACCCCATGCTTGCCCGTCACGGCGATGTGTCGGAGGCACGACAATATTCGGGGCGGGCTGTCGGACCCGATTGGCGGTGTCCCTTCTCCGGACGTAACGCGGCGCCCTGA
- a CDS encoding DUF1810 domain-containing protein: MSYEAALERFVEAQEPVYARALEEIRRGEKRSHWMWFIFPQIAGLGRSAMAQRFAIASLGEAQAYLDHPLLGPRYIACVEALQDLGSSDPLPVFGHTDARKLQSSLTLFEAASGEPIITAALDRWFAGARDARTLDLLAAGAADIHSK, from the coding sequence ATGAGTTATGAAGCAGCGCTCGAGCGCTTCGTCGAGGCGCAGGAGCCGGTTTACGCTCGCGCCCTCGAAGAAATCAGACGCGGAGAGAAGCGCAGTCACTGGATGTGGTTCATCTTTCCGCAGATCGCGGGCCTCGGGCGCAGTGCGATGGCGCAACGCTTCGCCATCGCCTCGCTTGGCGAGGCACAGGCCTATCTCGATCATCCGCTCCTCGGCCCGCGCTACATCGCCTGCGTCGAGGCGCTACAGGATCTCGGCAGCAGCGATCCCCTCCCGGTGTTCGGCCATACCGACGCGCGCAAGCTTCAATCCTCGCTCACCTTATTCGAAGCGGCGAGCGGCGAGCCGATCATTACCGCCGCACTCGACCGCTGGTTTGCCGGCGCACGCGATGCCAGGACGCTTGACCTGCTTGCTGCCGGCGCTGCCGACATCCACTCAAAATGA
- a CDS encoding PA2169 family four-helix-bundle protein yields MDNSNSISTLNSLIATTLDSIDGYRKAADEANAGQFREIFLSRASERQQVVSNFQAKVRELGGNPEDDGTILASAHRAFLGLRDKLTGARDDDAVIAEVERGEDHIKSKFESALGDADLDPSVRQLIESGYASVRQGHDQISALEHGLGAS; encoded by the coding sequence ATGGACAACAGCAACAGCATCTCGACCCTGAACTCGCTAATCGCAACGACGCTCGACAGCATCGACGGCTATCGCAAGGCGGCAGACGAAGCGAATGCAGGTCAGTTTCGCGAGATTTTCCTGAGCCGCGCGAGCGAGCGCCAGCAGGTCGTCTCGAATTTTCAGGCGAAAGTGCGCGAGCTCGGCGGCAACCCCGAAGACGACGGCACGATCCTCGCCTCGGCGCACCGCGCCTTTCTTGGCCTCCGCGACAAGCTGACGGGGGCGCGCGATGACGACGCGGTCATCGCCGAAGTCGAGCGCGGCGAGGACCATATCAAGTCGAAGTTCGAAAGCGCGCTCGGCGATGCCGATCTCGACCCTTCTGTCCGTCAGCTCATCGAAAGCGGCTATGCTTCGGTGCGGCAGGGTCATGACCAGATCTCGGCGCTGGAACACGGGCTCGGCGCAAGCTGA
- a CDS encoding DksA/TraR family C4-type zinc finger protein gives MANGWARDGAVQEQIDDTVADAVRLARLRLAEGSGADFCEDCGERIPDARRKALPGSRTCIACQTLRDKNHRQSGFNRRGSKDSQLR, from the coding sequence ATGGCGAATGGCTGGGCGCGCGACGGCGCGGTGCAGGAGCAGATCGACGATACCGTTGCCGATGCGGTCAGGCTGGCACGGCTTCGTCTTGCCGAGGGATCGGGCGCCGATTTTTGCGAGGATTGCGGCGAGCGCATTCCGGACGCACGGCGCAAGGCGCTTCCGGGAAGCCGGACATGCATCGCCTGCCAGACGCTGCGCGACAAAAATCACCGCCAGTCGGGGTTCAATCGTCGCGGCAGCAAGGACAGCCAGCTCCGCTGA
- a CDS encoding DUF3606 domain-containing protein: MADDKQNVGAADRSRISLGEDYEVRDWTKALGVSEEELRAAVDAVGNSADKVREYLAGR, translated from the coding sequence ATGGCAGACGACAAGCAGAATGTGGGCGCCGCCGATCGCTCGCGCATCAGCCTCGGCGAAGATTATGAAGTCCGCGACTGGACCAAGGCTCTCGGAGTCAGCGAAGAGGAACTGCGTGCAGCAGTCGACGCGGTCGGCAACTCCGCCGACAAGGTCCGCGAATATCTAGCCGGCCGCTGA
- a CDS encoding HAD family hydrolase, with amino-acid sequence MQLYLDCDGVLADFERGATELLGMPSRAYEKRHGIGGFWREIARHPDFYGTLPLMPDAMELFAAVRHLMPVILTGLPRGNWAAPQKIKWAADHFPGTQILTVMAVDKRNHAQVGDILVDDQLKHAHLWEGAGGIFVHHEDAATTIAKLDGLIPDLMHPGGPNATERRLRSGED; translated from the coding sequence ATGCAGCTTTATCTCGACTGCGACGGTGTACTTGCCGATTTCGAGCGCGGCGCGACCGAATTGCTCGGGATGCCGTCGCGCGCTTATGAGAAAAGGCACGGCATCGGCGGCTTCTGGCGCGAGATCGCGCGCCACCCCGACTTTTACGGCACCCTCCCGCTCATGCCCGATGCAATGGAGCTGTTCGCCGCGGTACGCCATCTCATGCCGGTCATCCTCACGGGCCTCCCGCGCGGCAATTGGGCCGCGCCGCAGAAGATCAAATGGGCGGCCGACCATTTCCCGGGAACGCAGATCCTCACCGTGATGGCGGTTGACAAGCGGAATCATGCGCAGGTGGGCGACATCCTTGTCGATGATCAGCTGAAGCACGCGCATCTCTGGGAGGGAGCGGGCGGCATTTTTGTCCATCACGAGGATGCAGCGACCACGATCGCGAAGCTCGACGGATTGATCCCCGATCTCATGCACCCGGGTGGGCCGAACGCCACGGAGCGAAGGCTTCGCTCCGGAGAGGATTGA
- a CDS encoding Crp/Fnr family transcriptional regulator gives MLENWFPPGPRPTAAARSSIFIANRLENGDRHLWETALSRGERSWRKGEELAVEGEPPGALHVILEGWVQKYRQLPDGRRQLLGFCLPGQVCDIDLLRRRVHGHTATAIGNLRAAALTRDGLEELLDRCRGLGAALIDADTISAAIQREWLVNVGIRSGRERLAHLLCELYVLQGGDVDRGEVDFPVTQGQLGEALGMTSVHVNRILREFQAEYGAAVQQRRLAISDFGALARRAVFDPAYLGIDSEKPN, from the coding sequence ATGCTGGAGAACTGGTTTCCGCCGGGGCCGCGACCGACCGCGGCAGCGAGATCGTCGATATTTATTGCAAACCGCCTCGAGAATGGCGACCGCCATCTCTGGGAAACCGCCCTCAGCCGGGGCGAGCGCTCCTGGCGCAAGGGTGAGGAGCTCGCCGTCGAAGGCGAGCCGCCGGGCGCGCTCCATGTCATTCTCGAAGGCTGGGTCCAGAAATACCGGCAACTTCCCGACGGTCGGCGCCAGCTTCTGGGCTTCTGCCTGCCCGGACAGGTCTGTGATATCGACCTCCTTCGCCGCCGCGTGCATGGCCACACCGCCACCGCGATCGGCAACCTCCGCGCCGCCGCCCTGACGCGCGACGGCCTCGAGGAACTGCTCGACCGATGCCGCGGCCTCGGTGCCGCGCTGATCGACGCCGACACGATCTCGGCGGCGATCCAGCGCGAATGGCTGGTGAATGTCGGAATCAGGTCGGGGCGCGAGCGTCTCGCCCATCTGCTTTGTGAATTATACGTCTTGCAGGGCGGCGATGTCGACCGCGGCGAGGTCGATTTTCCGGTCACGCAGGGACAGCTCGGCGAAGCGCTCGGCATGACCTCGGTCCATGTGAACCGCATCCTGCGCGAGTTTCAGGCCGAATATGGGGCCGCGGTGCAGCAGCGAAGGCTCGCGATTTCGGACTTCGGCGCATTGGCGCGCCGCGCGGTTTTCGATCCGGCCTATCTCGGCATTGATTCCGAAAAGCCAAACTAG
- a CDS encoding response regulator, translated as MLTSILIVEDDPLVAIMLEGYLDALGYEIAACCETVAAALAHIDPEQIDAAIVDVHLADGELAGPVVEALRTAGIPFLVTTGGHNVVSDPRFDGAAMLTKPFSLADLEAGLARLAGATAD; from the coding sequence ATGCTGACATCCATCCTGATCGTCGAGGACGACCCGCTCGTAGCCATCATGCTCGAAGGATATCTCGATGCGCTCGGCTATGAGATCGCAGCCTGCTGCGAAACCGTCGCCGCCGCATTGGCCCATATCGACCCCGAACAGATCGACGCCGCGATCGTCGACGTCCATCTCGCCGATGGCGAGCTCGCCGGCCCCGTGGTCGAAGCGCTCCGCACCGCGGGCATCCCCTTCCTCGTGACGACGGGCGGCCACAATGTCGTCTCCGATCCCCGTTTCGATGGCGCCGCCATGCTCACCAAGCCGTTCAGCCTCGCCGACCTCGAGGCCGGGCTCGCGCGGCTGGCCGGCGCTACCGCAGACTGA